A single region of the Gilliamella apis genome encodes:
- the adk gene encoding adenylate kinase yields MRIILLGAPGAGKGTQAQFIMQQYGIPQISTGDMLRAAVKAESPLGLQAKELMDNGKLVTDELVIALVKERIAQSDCKNGFLLDGFPRTVPQADAMKEAGINVDYVLEFDVPDEVIIDRMSGRRIHAGSGRVYHVRHNPPKVENIDDVTGEPLTIRKDDSEEIVRKRLVEYHDLTKPLVKYYQHEAKEGRTQYFRIDGTQAVSSVTNELTKILG; encoded by the coding sequence ATGCGAATTATTTTATTAGGCGCACCGGGAGCAGGAAAAGGAACTCAAGCACAATTTATTATGCAACAATACGGAATTCCGCAAATTTCAACTGGCGATATGTTGCGTGCAGCAGTAAAAGCAGAGAGTCCATTAGGTTTACAAGCAAAAGAGCTAATGGATAATGGTAAGCTTGTTACTGATGAGTTAGTTATCGCATTAGTCAAAGAGCGTATTGCGCAAAGCGATTGTAAAAATGGCTTTTTATTAGATGGTTTTCCTCGTACTGTGCCACAAGCAGATGCAATGAAAGAAGCGGGTATCAATGTTGATTATGTACTTGAGTTTGATGTACCTGATGAAGTGATTATAGATCGTATGAGTGGTCGTCGTATTCATGCTGGTTCAGGGCGTGTATACCATGTTCGTCATAATCCCCCAAAAGTTGAAAATATTGATGATGTAACTGGAGAACCATTAACTATTCGTAAAGATGATAGTGAAGAAATCGTCCGTAAACGTCTTGTTGAATATCATGATTTGACTAAACCATTAGTCAAATATTATCAACATGAAGCCAAAGAAGGCCGAACTCAATATTTCCGTATTGATGGTACACAAGCTGTTTCATCTGTGACCAATGAATTGACTAAAATTTTAGGCTAA
- a CDS encoding YfgJ family double zinc ribbon protein, which translates to MTETKIIDGGQEGICPKCHNRMSIVSPQYYDCPHCQQHYQEQYICPICRQNAQMVKGCGAINYICHTDGLISSSKVIFHYLPE; encoded by the coding sequence ATGACAGAAACAAAAATAATCGATGGTGGGCAAGAAGGTATTTGTCCTAAGTGTCATAATAGAATGAGTATTGTTTCGCCACAATATTATGATTGTCCTCATTGCCAACAGCATTATCAAGAACAGTATATTTGCCCAATTTGCCGACAAAATGCGCAAATGGTTAAAGGCTGTGGCGCTATTAACTATATTTGTCACACTGATGGCTTAATTTCCAGCAGTAAAGTGATATTTCATTATTTACCAGAATAG